One Sporomusaceae bacterium DNA window includes the following coding sequences:
- a CDS encoding branched-chain amino acid ABC transporter permease: MLEYVSGIITFSLIYVIATVGLAVFTGFTGLFSLGHAAFFAIGAYTAGILTYFYDVNFWAALTAGIAVSSLVGVIIGYPTLRAKLRSDYFAIATLGFGEAVRVLLENLDITQGARGLPGIASETTLPIVIVLTILVLWVARNFVHSRYGRAAIAVREDFVAAEMMGINLFQVRMRSLVFSAGCAGLAGGLFAHYVSFIQPGMFTAALSTQLTASVVAGGMGSITGPTVAAVLFVAVPEALRMASMWRLVAYGFLLVAIMVFRPQGLFGFREISWQSCVRCFRRKPAAAGGGAGE; this comes from the coding sequence ATGCTCGAATATGTCAGCGGCATAATAACATTCAGCCTGATCTATGTCATTGCCACGGTGGGGCTGGCCGTTTTCACCGGATTTACCGGCCTCTTTTCCCTCGGCCACGCCGCATTCTTCGCTATTGGCGCCTACACGGCCGGCATACTGACCTATTTCTACGACGTAAACTTCTGGGCGGCGCTTACGGCCGGCATCGCCGTGTCGTCGCTGGTCGGCGTTATCATCGGCTATCCGACGCTGCGAGCCAAGCTCCGCAGCGACTACTTCGCTATCGCCACCCTCGGCTTCGGCGAGGCGGTGCGGGTGCTGCTGGAGAACCTTGACATCACCCAGGGGGCCCGCGGCCTGCCAGGCATTGCCAGCGAGACAACTCTCCCCATCGTAATCGTCCTCACCATCCTCGTCCTGTGGGTGGCCCGCAACTTCGTCCATTCGCGCTACGGGCGCGCAGCCATCGCGGTGCGCGAGGACTTCGTCGCCGCCGAGATGATGGGCATCAACCTCTTCCAGGTCAGGATGCGGTCGCTGGTGTTCAGCGCCGGCTGCGCCGGTCTGGCCGGCGGCCTCTTTGCCCACTACGTCTCCTTCATCCAGCCGGGCATGTTCACCGCCGCCCTCTCCACCCAGCTTACGGCCAGCGTCGTAGCCGGGGGGATGGGCAGCATCACCGGGCCGACGGTGGCCGCGGTGCTGTTCGTCGCCGTGCCCGAGGCGCTCAGGATGGCCAGCATGTGGCGGCTGGTGGCCTACGGTTTCCTGCTTGTGGCCATCATGGTCTTCAGGCCCCAGGGCCTGTTCGGCTTCCGGGAGATTTCCTGGCAGAGCTGTGTCCGCTGCTTCCGCAGAAAACCGGCCGCCGCCGGAGGAGGGGCAGGAGAATGA